In Acidobacteriota bacterium, one genomic interval encodes:
- a CDS encoding addiction module protein, translating into MSDKSSRILAEALDLPPMERALLVEEILASFDFPDRRDVDAAWAAETEDRIDAYERGDLSASSVQEVFDRLNREPRK; encoded by the coding sequence ATGTCTGATAAGAGCAGCAGGATTCTGGCGGAGGCTCTTGACTTGCCGCCAATGGAGCGCGCCCTCCTTGTCGAGGAAATCCTGGCGAGTTTTGATTTTCCTGATCGGCGGGATGTCGATGCGGCATGGGCTGCCGAAACAGAAGACCGTATTGACGCTTACGAAAGAGGAGATCTCTCAGCCTCATCGGTGCAAGAGGTTTTTGACCGTCTGAATCGTGAGCCGCGGAAATGA
- a CDS encoding nuclear transport factor 2 family protein gives MRKIGFLGILALLGLVAGCGPAPQATPPELTTLVERTAIEDMFIDYYAQFRPDSGHDFASFFTADGRLEVNGMVASGIEEIKAMYAGIEGGGGEKPKAAAAIPEGVSEMMLTNMKIDVDGDKAVATFLWHSIKAELVTTEGKITEYGRERSELVKQDGKWLLKNRVVLTEGGMPESLLEYYPKK, from the coding sequence ATGAGAAAGATCGGGTTTCTGGGTATCCTGGCCCTCCTGGGGCTCGTGGCCGGCTGCGGCCCGGCGCCTCAGGCCACGCCGCCGGAGTTGACCACGCTGGTGGAGCGCACGGCCATCGAGGACATGTTCATCGATTACTACGCGCAGTTCAGGCCCGACAGCGGGCACGATTTCGCTTCCTTCTTCACGGCCGACGGCAGGCTCGAGGTCAACGGCATGGTGGCCAGCGGCATCGAGGAGATCAAGGCGATGTACGCCGGGATAGAAGGCGGCGGCGGGGAAAAGCCGAAAGCGGCCGCCGCCATACCGGAGGGGGTGTCGGAGATGATGCTGACGAACATGAAGATCGATGTCGACGGGGACAAGGCCGTCGCCACCTTCCTCTGGCACAGCATCAAGGCGGAACTGGTGACCACCGAGGGGAAGATCACGGAGTACGGGCGTGAAAGGTCCGAGCTGGTCAAGCAGGACGGGAAGTGGCTCCTCAAGAACCGTGTTGTTCTCACCGAGGGGGGCATGCCCGAGTCGCTGCTGGAATACTACCCGAAAAAGTAA
- a CDS encoding cofactor-independent phosphoglycerate mutase: MKYVIFLGDGMADYAVPELGGKTPLMAARTPAMDRIAREGRTGLVETIAPGMLTGSAIANLAVLGYDARALFEGTEGRGVLEAASLGVELADDDLALRVNLICIEDEKIRSHSAGHIPSKDAHRLIRDLDAHFADWPLRLHPGLSYRHLLVVPGGEFRLECFPPHDHVGVPYRELAVRPMTPAGEETAALLNRLVEESKKFLADHPVNRGRRAEGKQPANALWPWAPGKKPIMPTIEERFSVRGAAITAVDLIKGLAIYAGMTPIAVEGATGLYDTNYEGKARAALEALEEVDFVYIHVEAADEAGHERDLELKIRCIEDLDRRLIGPVLEGLERRGWESTVAVLPDHPTPIATGNHTREPVPVAIRAPRLAPDPVVCFDEESVRSGALGLMKGARFIETFFSAGKS; the protein is encoded by the coding sequence ATGAAATACGTCATCTTTCTCGGCGACGGCATGGCCGACTACGCCGTCCCGGAACTCGGGGGGAAGACCCCGCTGATGGCCGCCCGCACGCCGGCGATGGACCGGATCGCGCGGGAGGGGCGCACCGGGCTCGTGGAGACGATCGCCCCCGGGATGCTGACCGGGTCGGCCATCGCCAACCTCGCCGTGCTCGGCTACGACGCCCGCGCCCTCTTCGAGGGGACCGAGGGGCGGGGGGTGCTCGAAGCCGCCAGCCTCGGCGTCGAGCTCGCCGATGACGACCTGGCGCTGCGGGTGAACCTGATCTGCATCGAGGATGAAAAGATCCGCAGCCACTCCGCCGGCCACATCCCGAGCAAAGACGCCCACCGGCTGATCCGCGACCTCGACGCCCACTTTGCCGACTGGCCCCTGCGCCTCCATCCCGGCCTCAGCTACCGCCACCTCCTGGTGGTCCCGGGCGGCGAGTTCCGGCTGGAGTGCTTCCCCCCCCACGACCACGTGGGAGTCCCCTACCGGGAGCTGGCGGTCCGGCCGATGACGCCCGCGGGGGAGGAAACGGCCGCGCTCCTGAACCGCCTGGTCGAGGAATCGAAAAAATTCCTCGCCGACCACCCGGTCAACCGGGGGCGCCGGGCGGAGGGGAAGCAGCCGGCCAACGCCCTCTGGCCCTGGGCCCCGGGCAAAAAGCCGATCATGCCGACCATCGAGGAGCGCTTCAGCGTGCGCGGCGCCGCGATCACGGCCGTCGACCTCATCAAGGGGCTCGCCATCTACGCGGGGATGACGCCGATCGCGGTGGAGGGGGCCACGGGCCTCTACGACACCAATTACGAGGGGAAGGCCCGGGCCGCACTCGAGGCGCTCGAGGAGGTCGACTTCGTCTACATCCACGTCGAGGCCGCCGACGAGGCGGGGCACGAGCGCGACCTCGAGCTCAAGATCCGCTGCATCGAGGACCTCGACCGGCGCCTGATCGGACCGGTCCTGGAAGGGCTCGAGCGGCGGGGGTGGGAGAGCACCGTGGCGGTCCTGCCCGACCACCCGACCCCCATCGCCACCGGCAACCACACCCGCGAGCCGGTGCCGGTCGCCATCCGCGCGCCGCGCCTCGCGCCCGACCCCGTCGTATGCTTCGACGAGGAGAGCGTCCGATCGGGCGCCCTCGGCCTGATGAAGGGGGCGCGCTTCATCGAGACCTTCTTCTCGGCGGGGAAATCCTAG
- a CDS encoding XRE family transcriptional regulator: MKRRTIGTSFDDFLREKGIYEEVTGHAIKRVIAWQLSEAMKAQKISKAEMARRLQTSRTQIARFLDPENSSVQLDTMQRAAAIVGKRLVITLEDFPRPAA; the protein is encoded by the coding sequence ATGAAGCGGCGAACGATCGGGACGTCCTTCGACGATTTTTTAAGAGAGAAAGGGATCTACGAAGAGGTGACGGGTCATGCCATAAAGCGTGTCATCGCCTGGCAGCTGTCCGAGGCCATGAAGGCCCAGAAGATATCCAAAGCGGAAATGGCCCGCCGGCTGCAAACCAGCCGCACCCAGATCGCGCGTTTCCTCGATCCCGAAAACAGCAGCGTTCAGCTCGACACCATGCAGAGGGCGGCGGCCATCGTGGGCAAACGCCTGGTGATCACGCTTGAGGATTTCCCTCGTCCGGCGGCATGA
- a CDS encoding type II toxin-antitoxin system RelE/ParE family toxin: MPRFSRKIVPAAFFRTETGSEPVRDWLKELLPEDRRIIGADVRTVEFGWPVGMPVCRPMGQGLFEVRSTITGNRIARILFCFHEGTMLLLHGFVKKKGKIPAADLAIALKRRKEVEK; the protein is encoded by the coding sequence ATGCCCCGGTTCTCGAGAAAAATCGTTCCGGCAGCCTTCTTTCGCACGGAAACGGGAAGTGAGCCTGTCCGCGATTGGCTGAAGGAACTGCTCCCGGAGGACCGGCGCATTATCGGCGCCGATGTCCGGACTGTTGAATTTGGCTGGCCCGTGGGCATGCCGGTGTGTCGGCCGATGGGACAAGGGTTGTTCGAGGTTCGCAGCACGATTACGGGGAACCGGATCGCGCGCATCCTGTTCTGTTTTCACGAGGGGACTATGCTCCTGCTCCACGGCTTTGTGAAAAAGAAGGGCAAGATTCCAGCCGCCGATCTGGCAATCGCCCTGAAACGCAGGAAGGAGGTAGAAAAATGA
- a CDS encoding CoA-binding protein — translation MLIKAEKLKAIFAPRSVAVIGATARPQSLGRAVFANLLYAGYGGCAYPVNPGVKSVLGVRAYGSILEVPDDVDLAVIVVPAAAVCDTLEEAGRKGCRGSIVISAGFKEIGGEGGALERRLQEVARRHGIAVVGPNCFGVINTDPAVSLNATFSRSFPAAGRIAFVSQSGALGVAALEHAAQEKIGFSKFISIGNKADINENHVLAALADDEATDVILLYLEDLEDPKEFIDLARRVSEKKPILAVKSGRTKEGAKAAASHTGALAGSDETYDLLFTQCGVLRVETLEELFRLGMAFTHRPLPRGKRLAIVTNAGGPGIMATDAAVRHGLELARLNPATEARMRPHMSPAASLGNPVDLVGDADEARYREALAAVLDDDGVDEVIVIVVPQMNTDLGAMSRVVAGAARETDKPLFAVYMATGDIERPLRLLDEAGVLHYRFPEDAARALGAMAHYVRWRKRPHAGLRLFDDVRPDVVREILAGAARERRSFLPEPEAHAVLGAYGLPVSRSRFVRDGAEAAAAAREIGFPVVLKIVSPDIVHKVDVGGVRLDLNSEEEVRGAYAELTAQVAAAQPEARIWGVFVQEMVGRGKETILGMKRDPHFGPLLMFGLGGIYVEVFRDVIFRLAPIRELDARTMIRGIRGAKLLKGFRGEPASDMDAIADALLRLSQLVTDFAEIEEMDINPLIVLPEGNGARVVDARILIRK, via the coding sequence ATGCTGATCAAAGCCGAGAAGCTGAAAGCGATTTTCGCCCCCCGCTCCGTCGCCGTCATCGGCGCCACCGCCCGGCCCCAGAGCCTCGGGCGCGCCGTTTTCGCCAACCTCCTCTACGCCGGCTACGGCGGCTGCGCCTACCCCGTCAACCCCGGGGTGAAGAGCGTCCTGGGGGTGCGGGCGTACGGCTCGATCCTCGAAGTCCCCGACGACGTCGACCTGGCCGTCATCGTCGTCCCCGCCGCCGCCGTCTGCGACACGCTCGAGGAGGCGGGGCGCAAGGGTTGCCGGGGCTCCATCGTGATCAGCGCCGGCTTCAAGGAGATCGGCGGGGAAGGAGGGGCGCTGGAGCGCCGTCTCCAGGAGGTCGCGCGCCGGCACGGCATCGCCGTCGTGGGGCCCAACTGCTTCGGCGTGATCAACACCGACCCCGCCGTCTCCCTCAACGCCACCTTCTCCCGCAGCTTCCCGGCGGCGGGGAGGATCGCCTTCGTCTCCCAGAGCGGTGCCCTGGGCGTCGCCGCCCTGGAGCACGCGGCCCAGGAGAAGATCGGCTTTTCGAAGTTCATCTCGATCGGCAACAAGGCCGATATCAACGAAAACCATGTCCTGGCCGCCCTCGCGGACGACGAGGCCACCGACGTCATCCTCCTCTACCTGGAGGACCTGGAGGACCCGAAGGAGTTCATCGACCTGGCCCGGCGGGTTTCGGAGAAGAAGCCGATCCTGGCGGTGAAATCGGGGCGGACCAAGGAGGGGGCCAAGGCCGCCGCCTCCCACACCGGGGCGCTGGCGGGGTCGGACGAGACCTACGACCTCCTCTTCACCCAGTGCGGCGTGCTCCGGGTGGAGACGCTCGAGGAGCTGTTCCGCCTGGGGATGGCCTTCACCCACCGGCCGCTCCCGCGGGGGAAGCGGCTGGCCATCGTGACCAACGCCGGGGGCCCGGGGATCATGGCCACCGACGCCGCCGTCCGCCACGGCCTGGAGCTGGCCCGGCTCAACCCGGCGACGGAGGCGCGGATGCGGCCGCACATGTCGCCGGCGGCGAGCCTCGGCAACCCCGTGGACCTGGTGGGGGACGCCGACGAGGCCCGCTACCGGGAGGCGCTCGCCGCGGTGCTCGACGACGACGGGGTCGACGAGGTGATCGTCATCGTCGTCCCCCAGATGAACACCGATCTCGGCGCGATGTCGCGCGTGGTCGCCGGCGCGGCGCGGGAGACCGACAAGCCCCTTTTCGCGGTCTACATGGCCACGGGCGACATCGAGCGTCCGCTCCGGCTCCTGGACGAGGCGGGTGTCCTGCACTACCGCTTCCCGGAGGACGCCGCGCGCGCCCTGGGCGCCATGGCCCATTACGTCCGCTGGCGCAAGCGCCCGCACGCGGGCCTGCGCCTGTTCGACGACGTGCGGCCCGACGTCGTCCGGGAAATCCTCGCCGGGGCCGCGCGCGAGCGGCGAAGTTTTCTGCCGGAGCCGGAGGCGCACGCGGTGCTGGGCGCCTACGGACTCCCCGTTTCCCGCTCCCGCTTCGTCCGGGACGGCGCGGAGGCGGCCGCGGCCGCCCGGGAGATCGGCTTCCCGGTGGTGCTGAAGATCGTCTCCCCCGACATCGTCCACAAGGTGGACGTGGGGGGGGTGCGGCTCGACCTGAATTCGGAGGAGGAGGTGCGGGGCGCGTACGCGGAACTGACCGCGCAGGTCGCGGCGGCGCAGCCCGAGGCGCGGATCTGGGGCGTGTTCGTGCAGGAAATGGTCGGCCGGGGGAAGGAGACGATCCTGGGGATGAAGCGGGACCCCCACTTTGGGCCCCTCCTGATGTTCGGCCTCGGCGGGATCTACGTCGAGGTCTTCCGCGACGTGATCTTCCGCCTGGCCCCCATCCGCGAACTCGACGCCCGCACCATGATCCGGGGGATCCGGGGGGCGAAGCTCCTCAAGGGCTTCCGAGGCGAGCCGGCGTCGGACATGGACGCCATCGCCGACGCGCTGCTGCGCCTGTCGCAGCTGGTCACCGATTTCGCCGAGATCGAGGAGATGGACATCAACCCGCTCATCGTCCTCCCCGAGGGGAACGGCGCCCGGGTGGTCGACGCGCGCATCCTGATCCGGAAATAG
- a CDS encoding epoxyqueuosine reductase, with protein sequence MSFDLFAAPGGDQDPAAWIRSLIVERVANSPANSIRNAENEKAWDEPLVGFARGDDPIFESFKEHVGPFHLTPLEIFGREFPDVAVKPGELAVISWVLPHTEAIKADLRRQKTDPSQKWIRARIYGEEFNEGLRRFVAETLTEAGHPAVVPVLTKSYKMEQSQRYGIASTWSERHAAYAGGLGTFGLCDGLITAKGKAMRCGSVVARIEVPATPRPYKDHHAYCLFYATGGCGVCATRCPAGAVTKAGHDKMACLKQCNATSEYAAKHYGLDGYGCGFCQTGVPCESRIPV encoded by the coding sequence ATGAGTTTCGACCTCTTCGCCGCGCCGGGGGGCGATCAGGATCCCGCCGCCTGGATCCGGTCTCTCATCGTCGAGCGGGTCGCGAATTCCCCGGCCAACTCCATCCGGAACGCGGAAAACGAAAAGGCGTGGGACGAGCCGCTGGTCGGTTTCGCGCGGGGGGACGACCCGATCTTCGAGTCCTTCAAGGAGCATGTGGGGCCCTTTCACCTCACCCCGCTCGAGATTTTCGGCAGGGAGTTCCCGGACGTCGCCGTGAAACCCGGCGAACTGGCCGTCATTTCCTGGGTGCTCCCCCACACGGAAGCGATCAAAGCGGACCTTCGCCGGCAGAAGACCGACCCTTCGCAGAAATGGATCCGGGCCCGGATCTACGGCGAGGAGTTCAACGAGGGGCTGCGGCGGTTCGTGGCCGAAACCCTCACGGAAGCGGGCCACCCCGCCGTCGTTCCCGTGCTTACCAAGAGCTACAAGATGGAGCAATCGCAGCGGTACGGCATCGCTTCGACCTGGTCCGAGCGGCACGCCGCCTACGCCGGCGGCCTGGGGACCTTCGGGTTGTGCGACGGCCTGATCACCGCGAAGGGGAAGGCCATGCGCTGCGGTTCGGTGGTGGCCCGGATCGAGGTCCCGGCGACGCCCCGTCCCTACAAGGACCATCACGCCTACTGCCTGTTCTACGCCACGGGAGGGTGCGGGGTGTGCGCGACCCGGTGCCCGGCCGGCGCCGTCACCAAGGCGGGCCACGACAAGATGGCGTGCCTCAAGCAGTGCAACGCGACCTCGGAGTACGCCGCCAAGCACTACGGCCTGGATGGATATGGCTGCGGCTTCTGCCAGACCGGCGTCCCCTGCGAATCGAGAATCCCGGTGTAG
- a CDS encoding type II toxin-antitoxin system RelE/ParE family toxin yields MARKYSVQWTASAQEDLKRVVDYLAQENPSLALRILERIKGKAADLYAFPDRGRVVPELKLHGSSLYREIIVLPWRIIYRIADSTVYVTAVLDSRRNIEDVLLERLIRRRLGG; encoded by the coding sequence ATGGCCCGCAAATACTCTGTTCAGTGGACGGCATCGGCGCAGGAAGACCTGAAGCGGGTGGTGGATTACCTGGCGCAGGAAAATCCCTCCCTGGCGCTGCGAATACTGGAGAGAATCAAAGGGAAGGCGGCCGATCTTTATGCCTTTCCCGATCGCGGAAGGGTTGTGCCCGAATTGAAGTTGCATGGTAGCTCTCTCTATCGCGAGATCATCGTGCTGCCCTGGCGAATTATTTATAGAATAGCCGATTCCACGGTGTATGTTACGGCGGTTCTCGATTCCCGCCGCAATATCGAGGATGTGCTGCTGGAAAGGCTCATCAGGCGGCGGTTGGGCGGATGA
- a CDS encoding type II toxin-antitoxin system Phd/YefM family antitoxin, translated as MNIIDDIKPVTYLKSRAADLLDQINETQRPVIITQNGEPRAVLQDPKSYESMRNAIGILKLMAEGESDIRDGKVRSQDEVFASIEDSVKKMLSR; from the coding sequence ATGAACATAATCGACGACATCAAACCCGTGACCTACCTGAAATCCCGGGCAGCAGACCTTCTCGATCAGATCAATGAAACGCAGCGTCCCGTGATCATCACGCAAAACGGGGAGCCCCGTGCCGTGCTGCAGGATCCCAAAAGCTATGAGAGCATGCGCAACGCCATCGGGATCCTGAAGCTTATGGCCGAAGGAGAGTCCGATATCAGGGATGGAAAGGTCAGATCCCAGGACGAAGTCTTTGCCTCAATTGAAGATTCGGTAAAAAAAATGCTTAGCCGGTGA
- a CDS encoding type II toxin-antitoxin system RelE/ParE family toxin, which translates to MKVQILSTAESELRQAVDFYNDQREGLGFEFASEVKQTIGRIVHFPGAWTPLSIRTRRCRTRRYPYGVVYQIRDDCILVVAIMHFRRHPDAWKSRLAQQDR; encoded by the coding sequence ATGAAGGTGCAGATCCTCTCAACGGCGGAGAGCGAACTCCGTCAAGCAGTTGACTTTTATAACGATCAGCGTGAAGGGCTCGGATTTGAATTTGCTTCTGAGGTGAAGCAGACGATAGGTAGAATCGTTCATTTCCCTGGAGCCTGGACGCCTCTATCCATCCGTACCCGCCGATGTCGCACAAGGCGATACCCGTACGGAGTCGTTTATCAGATTCGCGATGACTGCATTCTGGTTGTTGCCATAATGCATTTCCGGCGTCATCCCGATGCCTGGAAGTCAAGGCTGGCGCAACAAGATCGGTGA
- the thrC gene encoding threonine synthase encodes MDPMLYASTNGQTPKVGLAQALMQGQAPDKGLYLPVAIPRFAPGELRSLRDRSYPEIAAAVLAKFASRTFPPETLEVMCREAYDFDVPIERVDDRRHVLRLDRGPTASFKDFAGRMMGQMFGRLRRDTPGRLVILTATSGDTGSAVAHAFYRIPKIEVMVLFPPAEVSPRQRKQMTTLGENITAVGVEGKFDDCQALVKQAFTDPTLAGVQLTSANSINIGRLLPQIVYYVYAAVRLAPEGPILFSVPSGNFGNMMGALLAARMGVPVERIIVATNRNDEVPRFMETGRYEKIVPSRHCISNAMNVGHPSNFARVFSLFGGWLDETGTVRRMPDMEGMRELLWASSVSDEETRETIRRAWQERRLLLEPHGAVGWLGLERYLGAHPSSAVAVCVETAHPAKFPEEIERLLGFTPEAPPSLAELEQKDERFLTMPADYGAFHRLILDTYRP; translated from the coding sequence ATGGATCCAATGCTGTATGCAAGCACCAACGGGCAGACGCCGAAGGTCGGCCTGGCCCAGGCCCTGATGCAGGGGCAGGCGCCCGACAAGGGCCTCTACCTGCCGGTCGCCATTCCGCGCTTCGCCCCCGGGGAACTCCGCTCGCTCCGCGACCGCTCCTACCCCGAAATCGCCGCCGCCGTCCTGGCCAAGTTCGCGTCCCGCACCTTCCCGCCGGAAACGCTCGAGGTCATGTGCCGCGAGGCCTACGACTTCGACGTCCCGATCGAGCGGGTGGACGACCGCCGCCATGTCCTGCGCCTCGACCGGGGCCCGACCGCCTCCTTCAAGGACTTCGCCGGGCGGATGATGGGGCAGATGTTCGGCCGGCTGCGCCGGGACACGCCGGGGCGGCTGGTGATCCTGACCGCCACGAGCGGGGACACCGGGAGCGCGGTCGCCCACGCCTTCTACCGGATCCCGAAGATCGAGGTCATGGTGCTCTTTCCCCCCGCCGAGGTCAGCCCGCGCCAGCGGAAGCAGATGACGACCCTCGGGGAGAACATCACCGCCGTGGGGGTCGAGGGGAAGTTCGACGACTGCCAGGCGCTGGTCAAGCAGGCGTTCACCGACCCGACCCTCGCCGGGGTGCAGCTGACCTCGGCCAATTCGATCAATATCGGGCGGCTGCTGCCGCAGATCGTCTACTACGTCTACGCCGCCGTCCGCCTCGCCCCCGAAGGCCCGATCCTCTTCTCCGTCCCCTCGGGCAACTTCGGCAACATGATGGGGGCGCTGCTGGCCGCGCGCATGGGGGTGCCGGTCGAGAGGATCATCGTCGCCACCAACCGGAACGACGAGGTGCCGCGCTTCATGGAGACCGGCAGGTACGAAAAAATCGTCCCGTCGCGCCACTGCATCTCCAACGCCATGAACGTGGGGCACCCGAGCAACTTCGCCCGAGTCTTCTCCCTCTTCGGGGGCTGGCTGGACGAGACGGGGACGGTCCGCCGGATGCCGGACATGGAGGGGATGAGGGAGCTGCTCTGGGCCTCGAGCGTCAGTGACGAGGAGACGCGCGAGACGATCCGGCGCGCCTGGCAGGAGCGCCGCCTGCTGCTCGAGCCGCACGGCGCGGTCGGCTGGCTCGGGCTGGAGCGCTACCTCGGCGCGCACCCCTCCTCCGCCGTCGCCGTCTGTGTCGAGACGGCGCACCCGGCCAAGTTTCCGGAAGAGATCGAGCGCCTGCTCGGCTTCACGCCCGAGGCGCCCCCGAGCCTGGCCGAACTGGAACAGAAGGACGAACGCTTCCTCACCATGCCGGCCGATTACGGGGCCTTTCACCGGCTGATCCTGGACACCTACCGCCCATGA
- a CDS encoding sulfatase-like hydrolase/transferase: MNKKLAWGFFGLYLALFGSYCGLELDTYVTDLPFFQASTLVLFLNILCVVLAPVAVYLLFASIPRLWRRRAVRVAVRTLGAVYFHFILFLAVYKSVRKVDFDFYFMWYNLADTLPALWKLFAPWFPVVLLLIALFALFQKHAYAPLVRRLEHAPRSLALGLGGVIALSALSQAMTIDSVRGSASGFVYSSFLSDRSLRDEYAALYGRHIERLRSETPRPGARFSPGALGDAVFVVKQESLSGLLTGSRVTPELMRAARDGVLFPRTYGNAVQSLRGYECVLCGVPPGAAGALVDEYAPEEIGKLTCLPEVFRSLGYRTLYFFGGSHNPRIVRFARSTGFDEVLSDEIMRPGDTRFDWGYREDIFYRRVFEHLDTHCAGEKVFVFLDTGATNHTPFEVLDEALLDRIPYPEPETFEERLSNTTFVQDAYFGLCYDLFRERFGARGSLVAVSDHSWPIPAHENNIYNERGAWEENFLISLLFVPPGGDGRFAAGAEVPERFSQMDLLPTMLDLLGMEHAGLLGESFAPWLLVDGARAKPAKAKLSIQPYGGGYISLVRYPEKVLFDVLGRDVAVYDLARDPGERSPAGGDLEEYLPLIRSFFALP, encoded by the coding sequence ATGAATAAAAAGCTCGCCTGGGGCTTTTTCGGCCTCTACCTCGCCCTCTTCGGGAGCTACTGCGGCCTGGAACTGGACACCTACGTCACCGACCTCCCCTTCTTCCAGGCGAGCACCCTGGTCCTTTTCCTCAACATCCTCTGCGTCGTCCTGGCGCCGGTCGCGGTCTACCTCCTCTTCGCCTCCATCCCGCGGCTCTGGCGCCGCCGCGCGGTCCGCGTCGCGGTGCGCACGCTCGGGGCCGTCTACTTTCACTTCATCCTCTTCCTGGCCGTCTACAAGTCGGTACGGAAGGTCGATTTCGATTTTTACTTCATGTGGTACAACCTCGCCGACACCCTCCCGGCGCTCTGGAAGCTCTTCGCCCCCTGGTTCCCGGTGGTCCTCCTCCTCATCGCCCTCTTCGCCCTCTTCCAGAAGCACGCCTACGCGCCGCTGGTGCGCCGGCTCGAGCACGCCCCGCGCTCCCTGGCCCTGGGGCTCGGGGGGGTCATCGCCCTCTCCGCCCTCAGCCAGGCGATGACGATCGATTCGGTCCGGGGCTCCGCTTCCGGGTTCGTCTATTCCAGTTTCCTCAGCGACCGGAGCCTGCGCGACGAATACGCCGCGCTCTACGGCCGCCATATCGAGCGCCTCCGGTCCGAGACGCCCCGACCCGGCGCCCGCTTCTCCCCCGGCGCGCTGGGGGACGCGGTCTTCGTCGTCAAGCAGGAGAGCTTGAGCGGCCTCCTGACCGGGTCCCGGGTCACGCCCGAGCTGATGCGGGCGGCGCGCGACGGCGTCCTCTTCCCCCGGACGTACGGCAACGCGGTCCAGAGCCTGCGCGGCTACGAATGCGTCCTCTGCGGGGTCCCGCCGGGCGCGGCCGGGGCGCTGGTGGACGAGTACGCGCCGGAGGAGATCGGGAAACTGACCTGCCTGCCGGAGGTGTTCCGCTCGCTCGGCTACCGCACCCTCTACTTCTTCGGCGGGAGCCACAACCCCCGCATCGTCCGGTTCGCCCGCTCGACCGGCTTCGACGAGGTGCTGTCCGACGAGATCATGCGGCCGGGGGACACCAGGTTCGACTGGGGTTACCGCGAGGACATCTTCTACCGCCGCGTCTTCGAGCACCTCGACACGCACTGCGCGGGGGAGAAGGTCTTCGTCTTCCTCGACACCGGAGCCACCAACCACACCCCCTTCGAAGTGCTCGACGAAGCGCTCCTGGACCGAATCCCCTACCCGGAACCGGAAACATTCGAGGAGAGGCTGTCGAACACCACCTTCGTGCAGGACGCCTATTTCGGGCTCTGCTACGACCTCTTCCGCGAGCGCTTCGGCGCGCGCGGGTCGCTCGTGGCCGTCAGCGACCACTCCTGGCCGATCCCGGCCCACGAAAACAACATCTACAACGAGCGCGGGGCCTGGGAGGAAAACTTCCTGATCTCGCTCCTCTTCGTCCCCCCGGGCGGGGACGGCCGCTTCGCCGCCGGCGCCGAGGTCCCGGAGCGCTTCAGCCAGATGGACCTGCTGCCGACCATGCTCGACCTGCTGGGGATGGAGCACGCGGGGCTGCTGGGGGAGTCGTTCGCCCCCTGGCTGCTCGTGGATGGGGCCCGGGCAAAACCCGCGAAGGCCAAGCTCTCGATCCAGCCCTACGGCGGGGGCTACATCTCGCTCGTGCGCTACCCGGAAAAGGTCCTCTTCGACGTGCTCGGGCGGGATGTCGCCGTCTACGACCTCGCCCGGGACCCCGGGGAGAGATCCCCCGCGGGAGGCGATCTCGAGGAATACCTCCCGCTGATCCGTTCCTTTTTCGCCCTCCCATAG